The genomic DNA CCATTCATCATGATGTGCCCAAAACCAAGTCTAATTTTTCTTCCTTTGTGTATTATGACAAAAGAATGCCAGAGACCTTCTAGTAAGACATCTGGGAACCGTTTAAAATtgcggaaaaaaataaataaattacataaCACGCCTCCTTTGAGCAATAAGGGTTTGGCATCGACCTCTCCATTGTCAGTTCTTTGTTTCTTGGATCAACTAAAACAGAGATTGACAAACATTTGCCAACGCTTTAACGCCGTATTCCTTTACTTTTGGTGAACCCTTTGGGTTCCCAATACTTTTGCACTTCACACAAGTAAGATTCTATCAAGTGTTCAAACCTTCCAAATTCAAAAGAATGAATGCTGGACTAACCTACTCCTCAGGGGGTACACGCCACATTTCGCGTCTGATGCCAAACTCCGGCCTTGTTAGGAGTGAGCGAGCGttacatttgattttttttacgaGCCATCTGCGTCGTCCCTGCCGACGGGGAACTCTGTTATGTAGCTGGCGAGGCGCTCGGCCACCGCTCGGCTGCTGGCCGCGATCAGCCGGCGGGACATCAGATCAAATGGCCCACCTGGACGAGAGAATAAAGATGGTGTAAAGACGAGTGTCAGCATTTTTGGGAGAGTGACGGTTAAGTAAGGACATACGGAAGGTGgtttcaaaaaaagtttttgaaaaaagtGCAAGATTTAGCGAATTAGATACTGCAGGGGTGCCTAATGTTGTGGCTCAATGGAAAATTTTCCTTTGACACGTGTCAGCATGAAATCAAATGTTGCataattcttgtttttttttttttttaacgaaaacaTGTAATTTGGAAAGCCCCCAGTAAAGAACACATTTATGGGGGTTATAATAAACAGGGGaaaaacaaacatgcaaaaATATTCCTTTTTATATATTGTTGTGGGGGTGGGGGAATTTATCAGTTTTAATTTCAGagcactttcacattagaccaagacGTCCAGGGTCCAGTTGCAGAGCTACCCCGCAAAAACACTTGCAAATAACTTGTtaaaaacaggcatgaaaatgggtcatgggttaaaaaggtgagaagggtgtggaggaaatatgttctggtagggctgtcccaaacgactaattttctcccgattagtcagccgaccatttttacgattagtcgactttttacaaatttagcaatgaaatttttgttgacgcttattaattcacaaaaacacataaatacacatgtaaataacaataattaatcacacataaacaatgaggtcaaatgttgatagcatttactagtgcaaaagaatgtaatgtaaacagattcagaacacggaCTTTgcttttccaacattattcaaaacaatttttaaaaaatatctagcattattattatagtatactactatataaaaTAGTATAGTAAGAATTATAATATTCATTGCAAAtcctatttttcaaaaagggtgtcattttaaagctattcttagtgtaaaatctgaattctgtagtattatagtattacatattatagtattaattctgaagtatgggggattaaactccagaaatcgttatttatatgaacgtggcgtgcttttattttgatatgttcaccggaagtacgttgctaaaccgctaacagctTCACACTCCGCAAAACAGCAGttatcgtcattgcttgtggtgtcactcagattttttttttcttttcattttttcgtttgcaaatgctaataaccagcgatttttaatgtttgaagcgtcaccttttaaccgcaaattTGCGTTTTGGACAAGACTGCcagtgttttatagcaggctagagtaggttgtcttttttacctcattagtctcaatgtagcaatgctaacgtttacagtgtttaacataggtgtttccttattttgtatgtctgaactgtaattctacggcgtgctgATTACcaataaaatctgtaaaatgaactggagtctcatatgttctctacacgcacgcacaaatttatgcatgcacgcacgcggtgataaaacgcagccgtgaaaattatcgccctcatttttatttaccttgcgacaaatggactcattgcatatcgcgacaggctgagcaacttcaataaaacatgtcgttagttagtcatATGGAATTgcgcccccctccccccccccccctaaaatttttctcctcggatctacaaaattcacgtaggtcaccccttTTGACTTCACATTGGCAAATTTCAccgaaaggtgagtgattttcatgcctgtaaaaAGGTTCAGTATTCACACCGCGtcaactagaggtgggaatctttgggcacctaacgattcgattacgattatgattcagaggctccgattcgattataaatcgattattgatgcaccacaacccccccccccttttaatTCTTGTACacaagttccaaaattgttcaaaaatcctctcaggctaaacaaacttCTATTTCAGAATCAAGTTAAccgataaaaacagtaaataaaatactcaagtccccattctgtatcggcagctttaaactacattcaattaatttaatgttgtgaatcaaccgttaaagttgttaaaattgctcctgttattccataatttcccttctgtctactttcgacgtgaaagttttaaaactgtttcatcattaaaagatagattcaagtcaactttttgccggttttttttttttttttagataaatagtaattaggtttgctacaacagagccttctagagaagtctactgttttaagatggcgcctgtttactagcgcgggaaagtctgttatttcacatctagttcttgatatatgatctaacacggccgtcgtctgtcatttcacatctagttctagatatatgtgatatctaccatagccgtatgttgccgtatgtttgttgcaactagcaactgggcgctgtttgtagcggctgacggccggagtcaggtattattgtttttttttttatccagcggcatgagttgaacatgatatttactctcggtccgtttctcattgcgtcccgaagaccgcgctgaatgtgttttatttccgctttacctggtataattcaataattggaatttatatgtttgtgaatcgttctcgaatcttccaaggCCGAatggcgaataatctaagaatcggaaatttcgcacgcctctagcgtCAACCGAGCTTTCCAAGTAGCATGACGTGgacgaaaggcgcactcattgattggacaaatttagAAGAGAAAAGTGGTGTGACCCCACACATAATGTAGCATAAGCGCGACCTGCAAGCGAAGCAGTGTGCACCTAAAGCGGACCGGGACCCACGATTTTGAGCGGACCAGATTTCGTTTGTTTGGTCCAAACTAGAATTCGGATGAGAGTTCACATTTATAAAACGAAgtggactatctgagaaaaagaacagtgctagtgtgaaagcgcccttagaTGTAGTGGAAAAAcatttctttattatttatgtttttccaagggaaaatattttttttattttaggaaATATTTATGACCTCATTTCAAAGGGAAAAACGATCAAAAATATTGCTGAGGGtaaaaagtcaatattttggTATAATTGTTTTTCTAATTGATATTTTCCAGATAACTCACAATCCGGAAAAGATAAAACAATAAACATTTACACTGAGAACACTTAGCTGTGGATACACATCTTTCAATGCTATTGATGGTgcttgacgtccaatctatttcaaaatggactggacgtctagcaccatcaatagAAGGCAAGGAGTTTAAAAACATtcttaattgtattattttggctgaaaaaaaacagtCTTTATTATTCCACCGAATGGTGAGCAGTCTCAAAATTTATCACCGCAGGTATACAGTTTCATAACTTAACCTCTAAGGGCAACCGCACGAAATTTTGGCAGTAGCTTAAACACCGCGAGCAAATACTTGGAgttaaaaatgacagaacaTGATTCACAACCATGCATGACTAATCCACAACACCATTGTTAACCAACGTGTACATCCGCTATGAATGCACAGTTAGGTCCTCACGCAAGAAGACAGGATGTACGTTACCAACCATTGAAAATTAGATTACTCAAAACTTTCAACACCTTGCCACTTCCTGATTTGAGAATCTCCCTTTGCACAATCTTGTTCTAACTTGCCTATTTTTTTTAGTCAAGCGATGGCACCAACATGCGAAAAAGTAGAGAGACACTTGTGTAATCATTTTCTCCTACCTGATATATCCACTACAACTCCCCCTGCTTCTGTGACCACCGCCGCCCCGCCAGCCATATCCCAGCAGTGGATCCCCATATGGTAATACGCGTCAGCTGAGCCACTTGCCACCATGCACATGTTAACAGCGGCACTCCCTGGCGAGCGGATGCTGAATTTGGACAAAATATGCTtagaatgacaaaaaaaaaaaaaaaaaaaacacccagaCGGAGGCAATTACCCATGCACTGGGATGGAAATGATGCGTCTGAGGTTGGCCATGAGCGTCTCGAAACGCTGGGGGTCATTTTTAAAGCCCACCTCTGTCAGCACGAGGCTGCGATTGAGATCTACAGTAGCAACATGGGTGATTAGATTGAGAATTTTGGCGCCATCTCCTGGTCAACCCAAAAACCGTCAACTCTCACCTTCCTGCCCTGAAACCTTGATGGGAACACCATTGCAAAAGGCACCTTTGCCTATCCGTGCAGTGTACATTTTGTCCTCAATGCAG from Corythoichthys intestinalis isolate RoL2023-P3 chromosome 20, ASM3026506v1, whole genome shotgun sequence includes the following:
- the LOC130908837 gene encoding inositol monophosphatase 1-like, whose amino-acid sequence is MGDPWQECMEDCVEVAKQAGKIIREALEGDITVMHKSSQVDLVTETDQRVEKLIISSIKAKFPTHSFIGEESVAAGASSVLTDDPTWIIDPIDGTTNFVHRFPFVSVSIGFTVKKEIIFGVVYSCIEDKMYTARIGKGAFCNGVPIKVSGQEDLNRSLVLTEVGFKNDPQRFETLMANLRRIISIPVHGIRSPGSAAVNMCMVASGSADAYYHMGIHCWDMAGGAAVVTEAGGVVVDISGGPFDLMSRRLIAASSRAVAERLASYITEFPVGRDDADGS